CTGGAATCGTTGCGGCAGCACTTCGGCGAAACACTATTCGTCGAACAGGCCGCGCTGACGGGCATGCCCGTAGTGTGGGTGCCGCATGAGCACCTTATCGATACGCTGACCTTCCTGCGAGATATGGACGGTCCGTTCTCGATGCTGTTCGACCTGTCCGCGATTGACGAGCGCTTGCGGGGACAGCGTTCCGGCCTGCCGCCTTCTGACTTTACGGTTTTCTACCACCTGCTTTCCGTCGACCGTAACAGGGATATCCTGCTGAAGGTTGCGCTCACGGAAGATGATCTTTCGGTGCCCACGAGTGTTTCCGTATTCCCGAACGCCAACTGGTACGAGCGGGAAGTGTGGGACATGTTCGGCATAAGCTTCGCTGGCCATCCTCACCTTACGCGTATCCTCATGCCGCCCACCTGGCACGGGCATCCGCTACGCAAGGACTACCCGGCCCGGGCGACGGAGTTCGACCCCTACACCCTGACCGTTGAGGGGCAGGACACCGAACAGCACGCCCTGCAGTTTGATCCCGAGTCCTGGGGCATGAAGCGTGAGCGCAACGGCGCCGAATTCATGTTCCTCAATCTTGGACCCAACCATCCTTCGGCCCATGGCGCCTTCCGTATCGTGCTACAGCTTGACGGCGAGGAGATCGTCGACTGCGTACCGGACATTGGCTACCACCACCGGGGTGCGGAGAAGATGGGCGAGCGCCAGTCCTGGCACAGTTTCATTCCCTACACCGATCGGGTGGATTACACCGGCGGTGTGATGAACAACTTGCCGTACATATTGGCGGTCGAGAAACTGGCGGGTATCGAGGTGACGGATCGGGCCAAGACCATGCGGGTCATGCTGGCAGAGATGTTCCGTATCACCAGTCATCTTCTGTTCCTGGGGACCTACCTGCAGGACCTGGGCGCGATGTCGCCGGTGTTCTTCACCTTCAGCGATCGCCAGCGTGCCTACAAGGTCATCGAGGGTATTACCGGTTTCCGTATGCATCCGGCGTTCTTCCGGATCGGCGGGCTAGCCCAGGATCTGCCCAAGGGATGGGAAGGGCTGGTCCAGGAATTCCTCGACTGGATGCCCAAGCGCCTACGGGAGTATGAGCGAGCGATGATGGACAACATCCTGGTTCGTGAGCGTACCCGCAACGTCGCCGCGTTCAATACCGAGGAAGCCCTCGCCTGGGGCGTCACCGGTCCCAATCTGCGGGCGACCGGCTGTGATTACGATTTACGTAAACAGCGGCCATATTCCGGCTACGAGAATTTCGAGTTCGAGATTCCCCTGGGTAAGAACGGTGATGTCTTTGATCGGGGCCAGTTGCGTATCGACGAGATGCGTCAGAGCCTGCGCATTATCCAGCAATGCGTCGACCACATGCCGGCCGGGGATTACAAGGCCGATCACCCGCTGACCACACCGCCTCCGCGGGAGCGCATGCTGCAGCATATCGAGACGCTGATCACCCATTTCCTGCAGGTTTCCTGGGGCCCCGTGCTCAAGCCCAACGAATCCTGCCAACTGGTTGAGGCAACCAAAGGCATCAATAGCTATTACCTGACCAGCGATGGCAACACGACGAGTTACCGGACCCGTATCCGTACGCCCAGCTTCCCGCATTTGCAGCAGATACCGGCGCTGTTCCGGGGCGGCTTCGTGCCGGATTTGATCGCCCACCTGGGCAGCATTGATTTTGTCATGGCAGACGTGGACCGCTGATGAAAACCGAAGAGACGCCCTCCAACGCAGTCACCATCGCCACCGACGGCCACGGATTCGTATTGCACGGCGATGACCTCGAGGCCATCCGCCACGAACGCGATCATTACGAACAGGCCCAGGCAGCCTGCATCGAGGCGCTGAAGATCGTCCAGCGTCGTCATGGTTGGGTTCCCGACGGTGCGATTCCGGCCATTGCCGACGCGTTGGGAGTTACGCCGGCTTCGGTCGAGGGGGTGGCGACCTTTTACAGTCTGGTCTTCCGGCAGCCGGTGGGTCGGCATGTCATCCTCGTATGTGACAGCAGCTCCTGCTTCCTGACGGATTACGAGGCCCTGCGGGAAGCATTGTCACAGCGGTTAGGCATTGATTTCGGCCAAACCACCGACGATGGCCGGTTCACCTTGCTACCGGTCTGCTGTCTCGGGGCCTGCGATCGCGGGCCTGCCTTGATGATCGATGATGACACCTACGGGCCCGTCCACCCGGACGATGTGGACGTGCTCCTGGAGGCTTATTCATGAGTCGAGATCTGCCCCGGCTTCGCTACCACAGCCAGCTTCGCCAGTCGGCCCACGAGCGGCGGGAGGAGACCCATCCGTTGACTTGGCGTATGCGTGACGACGGACAGCCGGTCTTCCTCGAGGAGTATTCAAAAAAGGATGGCTATGCTGCGGTAAAGCACGTGCTGAACGAGCTGAGCGGCAAGGATGTCATCGAGCAGATGAAGACAGCCAACGTGCGCGGCCGTGGCGGTGCCGGTTTCTCCGCAGGGGTGAAGTGGAGCCTGACCATGCAGGGCGGCGATTTGCCTCGGGGTTACCTGGTCTGCAATGCGGACGAGATGGAACCGGGCACCTTCAAGGACCGCCTGATCATGGAGCAGATGCCGCACCTGCTGATCGAGGGCATGATCCTGGGTGCCTACGCCAACAACTCGCGGTTCGGCTACATCTTCCTTCGCGGTGAGTACGTGGAATCGGCCCGCGCATTGCAGCGCGCCATCGAAGAGGCCCGTGCCGCCGGTTGGTTGGGGGACAATATCGCCGGCAGTGGTTTCGATTTCGATATCGCCCTGCATACCGGTGCCGGACGCTATATCTGCGGTGAGGAAACAGCGCTCATCAATTCCCTGGAAGGCAAGCGCGCCAATCCCAGGGCAAAGCCGCCGTTCCCCGGCCAATCCGGTGCGTGGGGTAAGCCCACAGTCGTCAACAACGTCGAAACCCTGTGCAACACCCCGGCCGTCATGCGTCACGGTGCGGAATGGTTCCAGGGCATTTCCGGGGATTTAAGCGATGACGGCGGCACCAAGCTCTACGGGGTTTCGGGCAGGGTGAAGCGTACCGGCCTCTGGGAACTGCCTATAGGAACACCCGGTGAAGAAATCATGGACCTGGCCGGCGGCGTCGTCGAAGGCCAATCCCTCAAGGCATGGCTGCCCGGTGGTGGCAGCACCGGCTTCCTGTTGCCCGAACACCTGAAGCTGGGACTCGACTTCGACACCATTGGCAAGGAGGGCAGCCGCCTGGGCACCGGTTTGCTGACGGTCGTGACCGACCAGCAAAGCATGGTATCGCTGATGCGGAATCTCGAAGCTTTCTTCGCCCGCGAATCCTGCGGCTGGTGTACCCCGTGTCGCGACGGTCTGCCCTGGACGGTGAAGATCCTCCAGGCCCTGGAGCGTGGAGAAGGGGAAGAGGGAGACATTGAGTTGTTAGAAAAACTGGCGGACGATCAGGGCCCCGGCAAGACCTTCTGCGCGCACGCGCCTGGCGCCGCCATGCCGCTATCCAGCGCAATCAAGTATTTCCGTGACGAATTCGAGGCTGGCGTTAGCCATCCGAGGCGGGAAGCACACGCGGATCCGATACCGGTAGGCGAGGTGTAAGCGTATGGCGACGATCCATGTGGACGGCAATTCCTACACGGTCGACGGCGCGGATAATCTGCTGCATGCCTGCCTGTCGCTGGGACTGGATATTCCATACTTCTGCTGGCACCCGGCCATGGGGAGCGTTGGGGCGTGCCGCCAGTGTGCGGTAAAGCAATACAAGGACGAGGAAGACGATAAGGGCATGCTGGTGATGGCGTGCATGGCGCCCTCGTCGGATGGGACACGTATTTCCATCGATGATGACGAAGCGCGAGAATTCCGTGCCAGCGTCATCGAGTGGCTGATGATCAACCATCCCCATGATTGTCCAGTCTGCGAGGAAGGTGGGCACTGCCACCTGCAGGATATGACGGTAATGACCGGTCATGACCGCCGTCGTTACCGATTCCGCAAGCGCACCCATCGTAACCAGTACCTCGGGCCGTTTATCGCCCACGAAATGAATCGCTGTATTACCTGCTACCGCTGTACCCGTTTCTACAACGACTATGCCGGCGGCACCGATCTGGGCGCGTTTGGCGCAAACAGTAATATCTACTTCGGGCGCTACGAAGAGGGTACGCTGGAGAGTCCATTTTCCGGCAACCTGACGGAAGTCTGTCCTACCGGCGTCTTCACCGACCAGACCCACAGCCAGCGTTATACCCGCAAGTGGGACATGCAGTTCGGCCCAAGTGTGTGCCACCAATGTTCGGTGGGTTGCAATATCTCTCCGGGCGAGCGGTATGGCGACATTCGCCGGATCGAGAACCGCTACCACGGCGAGATCAATCGCTTCTTTCTATGCGATCGCGGGCGCTTCGGCTACGGCTACGTCAACCGTAACGACCGTCCAGTCGAACCGGCGTGGCGTGGCGACGGGCAGGGCTCAGCGGTCAGCTTGTCGGTAGACGCCGCGCTTGATCGCGGAAGTGATTTGCTTCGCGATGCGCGCCGGGTCATCGGCATCGGTTCTCCAAGGGCCAGCCTGGAAAGTAACCATCAGCTGCGTGAACTGGTCGGTGCCGACAATTTCTCTACCGGCATTGCCTCCAGCGAATGGACTTGCATCCAGCAGATGGCGGAGCTTTCGTTGTCCACCGGCCTGCCTACGCCGACCCTGCGGGAAGTCGAAGAACACGATGCCGTATTGGTCCTGGGTGAGGACCTGATCCAGAGCGCTGCGCGTGTGGGGCTTTCCGTGCGTCAGGCCATCCTGGGCCGCCGGGGCGAGCACGCCGGCAGTCGCGGCATTCCGACCTGGAACGCCGAAGCGATCAAGACGCTCGGCCAGGACAGTCGCTACCCGCTCTATTCACTATATCCGGCCAGCACGGGTCTGGACGGTATCGCCATGCCGGTACCGCAATTGGATCCCGAGGCTATTGCCCGAGTCGGTCATGCCGTTGCCCATTGCATCGATGATGCCTCACCCGCGGTACCGGACCTCGAAGCCGAAGACCGGGACTTGGCGAATGAAATCGCTGCAGCCTTGTTGAAAGCCAGCCGTCCGCTGGTCGTCAGTGGCAGCTCTATGGAATCCCCAGCCATCCTGGACGCGGCAGGCAACATAGCCCGCGCGCTGGCTCGTCGTGCCTGTAATGGTGGATTTATGCTGGTGCGCCGGGAAGCAAACAGTACGGGGCTTGGATTGATGGGTGGGCAGACCCTTGACTGGGCGCTGGAGGAACTGACGGAACAGCGCGCCGATGCGGTGGTGATCCTGGAAAACGATCTTTATCAGCGTCTGCCCAGCAGCCTTGTGGAGAAGGCCTTGGGTCAGGCCAGAACCGTCATCGTGCTGGACCATCAGAGTACCGACACACTGAATCAAGCGCATCTGTCCTTGCCGGCGTCGAGCTTTGCCGAGGCGGATGGCACACTGGTTAATATGGAAGGCCGCGCGCAGCGTTTCTTCCAGGTCTACGACCCGGGCTATATCCGTCCGGAAACCAGGATTCGCGAAAGCTGGCGTTGGCTGCATGCGCTCAAATGCGGCCTGCAGCGCCAGATGGTTACGGAGATCAACCTGGATCAGGTGACGGTGGCGTGCGCCGAACACAACCCGGGTTTGGCACAGATAGTCTACGCGGCGCCGGGATCGAGCTACCGGGTCCGTGGCACCAAGCTGGCTCGGGAGCCGCATCGCTATAGCGGCCGCACCTCGATGCGCGCGCATCTGAATGTCAGCGAACCACGGGCACCGCAGGATGTGGACACGCCGTTCACATTCTCCATGGAGGGATACAACGGCTTCGACCGCCCCCGGGATACCGTGGCCTTCGCCTGGGCTCCGGGCTGGAACTCGCCCCAGGCTTGGAACAAGTTTACCGACGAGGTGGGCGGCCATCTTAGTGCCGGCGACCCCGGCGTGCGCCTGGTGGAGCCGGTACCCGGTATTTACCGCTACAGTGATTCTGTTCCGGCAGCGTTTGCCTCGCAGGAAGGTGAGTGGCGCGTCATAGTTCTGCCGCGGCTGTTCGGCGGTGATGAGACCTCGGCCCGTGCGGAACCGATTCAGGAGCGCGCCGGACGTGCGGAGCTGATCCTCTCCGAGCGGGATGCCCAGCTACTCGGTGTGTCCCCGGGAGACTCTCTCAAAATGGCACTGAATGGGTCTGAGCGAACCTTCCCGGTTCACATTGAGGCTGGCTTTCCGTCAGGGATGGTGGGCTTACCCGCCGGCGCAGGAACGGACTTCGCCAACGGTAGTTGGGCTAGCCTCAGCCTGGCCGGGTCGGATCCGGTGATGTCGGACCAGCCAGCGGCTGATGGTGGGGAGGCACGCCCATGAGCTGGTTGACGCCAGAGCTGCTCGCTATCCTCTACGCCATGTTCCAGGCTGTGGTGATCCTGTTGGGCGCCGTGCTGCTCGGGGCGGTCATGACGGTGATCGAGCGCCGTCTGCTGGGGCTCTGGCAGGATCGTTATGGTCCCAACCGAGTGGGGCCTTTCGGTTCGATGCAATTGGTCGCCGACATGATCAAGATCTTCTTCAAGGAAGACTGGATTCCGCCGTTTGCCGATCGCAAGCTGTTCGTGCTGGCACCGGCAATCGCCATGGCCTCGCTGCTGCTGTCGTTCATGATCATCCCGATTACGCCGGGCTGGGGTGTGGCCGACCTCAATATCGGCCTACTGTTCTTCTTCGCGATGGCGGGCATCAACGTCTACGCGGTACTGTTCGGCGGCTGGTCCAGCGGCAACAAGTACGCGCTGATCGGCGCCATGCGGGCGTCGGCCCAGACCCTGTCCTATGAGGTGTTCATGGGGCTCGCCCTGATGGGCGTGGTGGCCCTTGCCGGCACCTTCAATATGCGCGATATCGTCCAGGCCCAGGAAGGGCTGTGGTACATCATCCCGCAGTTCTTCGGCTTCTGTACCTTCCTGATCGCGGGTATTGCGGTAACCCACCGCCATCCCTTCGACCAACCGGAAGCGGAGCAGGAGCTGGCAGACGGCTATCACATCGAATACTCAAGCATGAAGTTCGGCATGTTCTTCATCGGCGAGTACGTGGGCATGGTGCTGGTGTCCGCGCTGATCGTGACGCTCTTCTTTGGCGGTTGGCACGGCCCCTGGCTGCCACCGATCATCTGGTTTGCGCTCAAGACGGGCTTTTTCCTGATGGTATTCGTGTTGCTGCGGGCCGCGCTGCCACGGCCGCGGTACGACCGGGTCATGAGCTTTGGCTGGAAGGTTTGCCTGCCGCTGACGCTGATCAATTTGCTGGTAACCGGTGCGGTGATCCTGCTGGATACACCGGCCGCGGGAGGAAGCTGATGACACCCAGACAGCTGATAACCGGAACCTGGTCGCAACTGAAGACCATGGGCATCATCTTCATGCATTCGTTCCGCAAACGGGAGACGGTGAACTATCCGGAGGAGCAGGTTGACCTGCCACCACGCTATCGTGGCCGTATCGTGCTGACCCGCGACCCGGATGGTGAGGAGCGGTGCGTCGCCTGCAATCTCTGCGCGGTGGCCTGTCCGGTGGACTGCATCGCGTTGCAGAAAGGAGAACATGAAGATGGCCGCTGGTATCCGGAGTTCTTCCGCATCAACTTCTCCCGCTGCATCTTCTGCGGCATGTGCGAGGAAGCCTGCCCCACATCCGCCATCCAGCTCACGCCGGATTTCGAGATGAGCGAGTATGACCGCCAGGAGCTGGTCTACGAGAAGGAAGACCTGTTGATCAACGGGCCCGGCAAGGACCATGACTATCACTTCTACAAGGTGGCCGGGCTGTCGATTGCGGGTAAGGACAAAGGCAAGGCCCAGAACGAACAGGAACCCATAGACGTGAAGACGTTGTTGCCCTGACTCGGTCGGGGCCACAGCCAGCCCGAGAGCAGGAAAGAAGAGCAACGGTTAAGAACAGCACTAGGAAGAGGAGCGGGGAAGAGCGACGATGGAACTGGCCTTTTACCTCAGTGGACTCGTGGCCGTATTGGCCACGCTGGGCGTAATCAGCGGCACCAACGCCGTGCATGCCCTGTTGTACCTGATTGTCTCGCTGATCGCCGTGGCCATGGTGTACTTCGCCCTGGGCGCGCCATTTGCCGGGGCCCTGGAGATTATCGTGTATGCCGGGGCGATCATGGTGCTGTTCGTGTTCGTCGTGATGATCCTCAACCTGGGCGAGGGCGCGGCCGAGCAAGAGCGGCTCTGGCTCAAGGCTGGAACCTGGTTCGGGCCCTCTGTACTTGCGTTGGTCCTGCTGGGTGTTTTGGTCTACAGCCTGTGGCAGGGCGATGCGGGCCGTGTGATCGAAGGTGAGACACTGACCGCCAAAGCTGTGGGTACGACGCTGTTCGGACCCTGGCTGCTGGTGGTCGAGCTGGCTGCGATGCTGTTGCTGGCAGCACTGGTGACAGCGTCCCATGTAGGCCGCATGTGGCCCGCCAAACCGAATGACAAAGGCAGGGGAGGCGATCAATGAGCGGTGTGCCCATGGAGCACGGCCTGATCCTGGCGGCCATCCTGTTTGCGCTCGGACTGGCCGGACTGATGTTCCGGCGCAATATGGTTTTCGTGCTGATGAGCCTGGAGATCATGCTTAACGCAGCGGGTCTGGCCTTTATCGTCGCCGGCACCGCCTGGCAACAGCCCGAGGGTCAGGCCATGTTCCTGCTGGTCATCACGCTGGCGGCCGCGGAAGCCAGCGTTGGCTTGGCCTTGCTGATCCAGCTCTACCAGCGCTTCAGGACCCTCGATACGGATAAAGCAAGCGGGATGCGCGGATGACGGATTTATCGACATCACTCTTGCCCTGGACCTTTCTGTTGCCCCTGATCGGCATGCTGATCCTGGCATTTTCACATGGGCGTCTGGGCGACCGGCCCAGCGCTTTCGTCGGGGTTGCCAGCGTCGGGCTGGCCGCCATCGTGACCGCTGTCATCGGGTTCGAATTCCTGGTGGGCGATCGCGAGCCGCAGTCCATAACGCTCTGGACCTGGATCTCGGTCGGGGACTTCACGCCCACCATCGGCCTCGCACTTGATGGGCTTTCGCTGACGATGCTGGGGGTGATCACCGGTGTCGGTTTCCTCATCCATCTCTTCGCCGCCTGGTACATGCACGGCGATGAGGGCATTACGCGCTTCTTTGCCTACATGAACCTGTTCGTGTTCAGTATGGTGCTGCTGGTGCTGGGCGATAACCTGCTGCTGCTATTCCTGGGCTGGGAAGGGGTTGGCCTGTGCAGTTACCTGCTGATTGGCTACTACTACCGGGACTCGGCCAACGGGGCGGCGGCCTTCAAGGCGTTTATCGTGACGCGGATTGGCGACGTGTTCCTGGCGATCGGGATGTTCCTGCTATTCAGCCAGGTGGGTACGCTGAACATTGAAGAGATCCTGCGTACGGCGCCCGAACTCTGGGCGCGCGGGGATACCACCGTGGAGATTGCCGCCTTGCTGGTTCTCGGTGGTGCCCTCGGCAAGTCCGCGCAACTACCCCTGCATACCTGGCTGGCCGATGCCATGGCTGGTCCCACGCCGGTCTCCGCGCTGATCCATGCCGCGACCATGGTCACCGCGGGTGTCTACCTGATTGCCAGATTGCATGGGTTGTTCGACCTTGCTCCTGCTGCCCAGTACCTGGTCGGTCTCATTGGGGCGCTGACACTTCTTATGGCAGGCTTTGCTGCCCTGGCGCAGACCGACATCAAGCGGGTGCTGGCCTATTCCACCATGAGTCAGATCGGCTATATGTTCCTTGCGCTCGGGGTAGGTGCCTACGACGCCGCTATCTTTCACCTGGAAACGCACGCCTTTTTCAAGGCGTTGTTGTTCCTATCGGCGGGCGCGGTCATTGTCAGTTGTCACCATGAACAGGATATACGCCGCCTCGGCGGTCTCTGGCGCCGCCTGCCCCTGGCCTACGCGGGGTTCGTACTCGGGGGATCCGCCCTGGTGGCCTTGCCGCTAGTGAGTGCGGGTTTCTTCAGCAAGGACGAAATTCTGTGGCAAGAATTCGCTTCGGGTCAGACGGGATTGCTTCTTGCTGGCCTGGCTGGGGCCTTCTTGACGTCCATCTACACGCTGCGCTTGATCATTGGCATCTTCCATGGTGCCGAAGGCAGCGACAAAGCCCGGCATGCCGAGCCTGGCCGTGGGCTACAGCATGGTCTGCCCATTGTCGTCCTGGGTGTTCTTTCGACGTTCCTGGGAGGATTGATCACACCTCCGCTGGAAGGTGTTCTGCCGGCAGGACCAGGGGCCCAGAGCGACTCCGGACATGTCACCTTGGAGCTCCTTGCCGCCGCCACCTCCCTTGCGGGCGTTGGTGTTGGTCTCTGGCTTTTCCTGAATCGCAGGCAGTGGCTGGACCGTCGTGTATCGAAGGGCTGGCCTGCGCAGTTGTGGACGTACTGGAACCATGCCTGGGGATTCGACTGGCTGTTCGATCGCACGTTAGTGCGGCCATACCAGGCCATGGTGCGCTGGATGCGAAATGACCTGGTCGACCGCCTCATGGGACTGGTCGCAGCCGTCGTCCGGGTTTTCAACGCCGGCCTGGTGCTGACCCAGACCGGGCGCCTGCGCACCTATGCCACGTCGATGGCCTTGGGAGCGACCCTGGTCCTATTGGTTTTGGCGCTGAATTACTGACACAAAGGGAGAGTGTATGACGCCAGGACGAGAGGCGATGGCGCATCGGTTGATCAATGCAGGCCCTGGGAGGGAGAACTCGACACCATGGTGTTGATCTGGCTGATCCTGATTCCGTTTATCGGTGGCCTGCTGTGTTGGCAGGCTGACCAATGGGGCGAGAAGGTGCCGCGCTGGATTGCGCTGGCAACCATGACGCTGGTATTCGTCACGACGCTGGTACTCTGGTGGCACGGCGACTACCGGTTGCCAGCTGCGGAGGGGGGCGACGCCGCCATCCGCTGGGCCATGGAATACCGCGTCCCCTGGATACCGCGCTTTGGTATCGATATCCACCTGGCCCTCGATGGCCTCTCGCTGATCCTGATCGCCTTAACAGGGCTATTGGGCATGCTGGCGGTGATCTGCTCCTGGAAGGAGATCTCCCAGCGGATCGGCTTTTTCCACCTGAACCTGCTCTTCATCCTCGCGGGTGTTGTCGGGGTCTTCCTGGCCATCGACCTGTTCCTGTTTTTCTTCTTCTGGGAAATGATGCTGGTGCCCATGTACTTCCTGATCGCGCTCTGGGGACATAGCGGGTCGGAGGGCAAGACCCGCATCCGGGCGGCGATGAAGTTCTTCATCTATACCCAGGCGAGCGGGCTGCTGATGCTGGTGTCCATCCTGGCCCTGGTGTTTATGCACCACGCCAATACCGGCGAGTACTCCTTCGCCTATGCCGATCTGTTGCAGACGCCGCTATCCGAACCCATGGCCATGTTGCTGATGCTCGGCTTTTTCGTGGCGTTTGCGGTCAAGCTGCCGGTGGTGCCGTTCCACGGCTGGTTGCCGGATGCCCATGCCCAGGCGCCCACGGCCGGCAGTGTGGATCTGGCGGGCATCCTGCTGAAAACCGCCGCCTATGGGATGCTGCGTTTCGCGCTGCCGCTGTTTCCCGAAGCGTCGCAGACTTTTGCGCCCGTTGCGATGGCGCTGGGTGTGGTGGGCGTGTTCTACGGGGCATTGCTTGCCTGCGGCCAGCAGGA
The window above is part of the Marinobacter nanhaiticus D15-8W genome. Proteins encoded here:
- the nuoL gene encoding NADH-quinone oxidoreductase subunit L, yielding MTDLSTSLLPWTFLLPLIGMLILAFSHGRLGDRPSAFVGVASVGLAAIVTAVIGFEFLVGDREPQSITLWTWISVGDFTPTIGLALDGLSLTMLGVITGVGFLIHLFAAWYMHGDEGITRFFAYMNLFVFSMVLLVLGDNLLLLFLGWEGVGLCSYLLIGYYYRDSANGAAAFKAFIVTRIGDVFLAIGMFLLFSQVGTLNIEEILRTAPELWARGDTTVEIAALLVLGGALGKSAQLPLHTWLADAMAGPTPVSALIHAATMVTAGVYLIARLHGLFDLAPAAQYLVGLIGALTLLMAGFAALAQTDIKRVLAYSTMSQIGYMFLALGVGAYDAAIFHLETHAFFKALLFLSAGAVIVSCHHEQDIRRLGGLWRRLPLAYAGFVLGGSALVALPLVSAGFFSKDEILWQEFASGQTGLLLAGLAGAFLTSIYTLRLIIGIFHGAEGSDKARHAEPGRGLQHGLPIVVLGVLSTFLGGLITPPLEGVLPAGPGAQSDSGHVTLELLAAATSLAGVGVGLWLFLNRRQWLDRRVSKGWPAQLWTYWNHAWGFDWLFDRTLVRPYQAMVRWMRNDLVDRLMGLVAAVVRVFNAGLVLTQTGRLRTYATSMALGATLVLLVLALNY
- the nuoI gene encoding NADH-quinone oxidoreductase subunit NuoI, giving the protein MTPRQLITGTWSQLKTMGIIFMHSFRKRETVNYPEEQVDLPPRYRGRIVLTRDPDGEERCVACNLCAVACPVDCIALQKGEHEDGRWYPEFFRINFSRCIFCGMCEEACPTSAIQLTPDFEMSEYDRQELVYEKEDLLINGPGKDHDYHFYKVAGLSIAGKDKGKAQNEQEPIDVKTLLP
- the nuoK gene encoding NADH-quinone oxidoreductase subunit NuoK encodes the protein MSGVPMEHGLILAAILFALGLAGLMFRRNMVFVLMSLEIMLNAAGLAFIVAGTAWQQPEGQAMFLLVITLAAAEASVGLALLIQLYQRFRTLDTDKASGMRG
- the nuoF gene encoding NADH-quinone oxidoreductase subunit NuoF, yielding MSRDLPRLRYHSQLRQSAHERREETHPLTWRMRDDGQPVFLEEYSKKDGYAAVKHVLNELSGKDVIEQMKTANVRGRGGAGFSAGVKWSLTMQGGDLPRGYLVCNADEMEPGTFKDRLIMEQMPHLLIEGMILGAYANNSRFGYIFLRGEYVESARALQRAIEEARAAGWLGDNIAGSGFDFDIALHTGAGRYICGEETALINSLEGKRANPRAKPPFPGQSGAWGKPTVVNNVETLCNTPAVMRHGAEWFQGISGDLSDDGGTKLYGVSGRVKRTGLWELPIGTPGEEIMDLAGGVVEGQSLKAWLPGGGSTGFLLPEHLKLGLDFDTIGKEGSRLGTGLLTVVTDQQSMVSLMRNLEAFFARESCGWCTPCRDGLPWTVKILQALERGEGEEGDIELLEKLADDQGPGKTFCAHAPGAAMPLSSAIKYFRDEFEAGVSHPRREAHADPIPVGEV
- the nuoG gene encoding NADH-quinone oxidoreductase subunit NuoG gives rise to the protein MATIHVDGNSYTVDGADNLLHACLSLGLDIPYFCWHPAMGSVGACRQCAVKQYKDEEDDKGMLVMACMAPSSDGTRISIDDDEAREFRASVIEWLMINHPHDCPVCEEGGHCHLQDMTVMTGHDRRRYRFRKRTHRNQYLGPFIAHEMNRCITCYRCTRFYNDYAGGTDLGAFGANSNIYFGRYEEGTLESPFSGNLTEVCPTGVFTDQTHSQRYTRKWDMQFGPSVCHQCSVGCNISPGERYGDIRRIENRYHGEINRFFLCDRGRFGYGYVNRNDRPVEPAWRGDGQGSAVSLSVDAALDRGSDLLRDARRVIGIGSPRASLESNHQLRELVGADNFSTGIASSEWTCIQQMAELSLSTGLPTPTLREVEEHDAVLVLGEDLIQSAARVGLSVRQAILGRRGEHAGSRGIPTWNAEAIKTLGQDSRYPLYSLYPASTGLDGIAMPVPQLDPEAIARVGHAVAHCIDDASPAVPDLEAEDRDLANEIAAALLKASRPLVVSGSSMESPAILDAAGNIARALARRACNGGFMLVRREANSTGLGLMGGQTLDWALEELTEQRADAVVILENDLYQRLPSSLVEKALGQARTVIVLDHQSTDTLNQAHLSLPASSFAEADGTLVNMEGRAQRFFQVYDPGYIRPETRIRESWRWLHALKCGLQRQMVTEINLDQVTVACAEHNPGLAQIVYAAPGSSYRVRGTKLAREPHRYSGRTSMRAHLNVSEPRAPQDVDTPFTFSMEGYNGFDRPRDTVAFAWAPGWNSPQAWNKFTDEVGGHLSAGDPGVRLVEPVPGIYRYSDSVPAAFASQEGEWRVIVLPRLFGGDETSARAEPIQERAGRAELILSERDAQLLGVSPGDSLKMALNGSERTFPVHIEAGFPSGMVGLPAGAGTDFANGSWASLSLAGSDPVMSDQPAADGGEARP
- the nuoH gene encoding NADH-quinone oxidoreductase subunit NuoH; translated protein: MSWLTPELLAILYAMFQAVVILLGAVLLGAVMTVIERRLLGLWQDRYGPNRVGPFGSMQLVADMIKIFFKEDWIPPFADRKLFVLAPAIAMASLLLSFMIIPITPGWGVADLNIGLLFFFAMAGINVYAVLFGGWSSGNKYALIGAMRASAQTLSYEVFMGLALMGVVALAGTFNMRDIVQAQEGLWYIIPQFFGFCTFLIAGIAVTHRHPFDQPEAEQELADGYHIEYSSMKFGMFFIGEYVGMVLVSALIVTLFFGGWHGPWLPPIIWFALKTGFFLMVFVLLRAALPRPRYDRVMSFGWKVCLPLTLINLLVTGAVILLDTPAAGGS
- the nuoC gene encoding NADH-quinone oxidoreductase subunit C/D, translating into MSVATPARGQADNEAVSDPVLESLRQHFGETLFVEQAALTGMPVVWVPHEHLIDTLTFLRDMDGPFSMLFDLSAIDERLRGQRSGLPPSDFTVFYHLLSVDRNRDILLKVALTEDDLSVPTSVSVFPNANWYEREVWDMFGISFAGHPHLTRILMPPTWHGHPLRKDYPARATEFDPYTLTVEGQDTEQHALQFDPESWGMKRERNGAEFMFLNLGPNHPSAHGAFRIVLQLDGEEIVDCVPDIGYHHRGAEKMGERQSWHSFIPYTDRVDYTGGVMNNLPYILAVEKLAGIEVTDRAKTMRVMLAEMFRITSHLLFLGTYLQDLGAMSPVFFTFSDRQRAYKVIEGITGFRMHPAFFRIGGLAQDLPKGWEGLVQEFLDWMPKRLREYERAMMDNILVRERTRNVAAFNTEEALAWGVTGPNLRATGCDYDLRKQRPYSGYENFEFEIPLGKNGDVFDRGQLRIDEMRQSLRIIQQCVDHMPAGDYKADHPLTTPPPRERMLQHIETLITHFLQVSWGPVLKPNESCQLVEATKGINSYYLTSDGNTTSYRTRIRTPSFPHLQQIPALFRGGFVPDLIAHLGSIDFVMADVDR
- the nuoJ gene encoding NADH-quinone oxidoreductase subunit J, which translates into the protein MELAFYLSGLVAVLATLGVISGTNAVHALLYLIVSLIAVAMVYFALGAPFAGALEIIVYAGAIMVLFVFVVMILNLGEGAAEQERLWLKAGTWFGPSVLALVLLGVLVYSLWQGDAGRVIEGETLTAKAVGTTLFGPWLLVVELAAMLLLAALVTASHVGRMWPAKPNDKGRGGDQ
- the nuoE gene encoding NADH-quinone oxidoreductase subunit NuoE, yielding MKTEETPSNAVTIATDGHGFVLHGDDLEAIRHERDHYEQAQAACIEALKIVQRRHGWVPDGAIPAIADALGVTPASVEGVATFYSLVFRQPVGRHVILVCDSSSCFLTDYEALREALSQRLGIDFGQTTDDGRFTLLPVCCLGACDRGPALMIDDDTYGPVHPDDVDVLLEAYS